One region of gamma proteobacterium HIMB55 genomic DNA includes:
- a CDS encoding dehydrogenase of unknown specificity, short-chain alcohol dehydrogenase like protein (PFAM: short chain dehydrogenase), with protein sequence MDTPLDIHSLFALNGKTALVSGASSGLGEHFAQVLAAAGARVIVAARRVDRLEALVDRINAAGGEASSIALDVTSRSSVDSAFEELDRMISSLDIVINNAGIANRPLRFVDATEEEWGGVLDVNLIGAWRVAQAAAIRMKKQGSGAVVNTGSIYSHVSGTHKADYNVSKVAVDQLTKNMALELARSGVRVNSLCPGYFETAINEKEFATEQGRAYIDRLVPRRTGQYHELTGPLLLLVSDAGSYVNGASLVVDGGSVHSPI encoded by the coding sequence ATGGATACACCGCTCGATATTCACTCACTTTTCGCCTTAAACGGAAAAACGGCGCTGGTCTCGGGTGCGTCGAGTGGCCTCGGAGAACATTTTGCGCAGGTGCTTGCGGCCGCAGGCGCACGGGTAATTGTTGCGGCTAGACGAGTCGATCGACTAGAGGCCTTGGTCGATCGCATTAATGCCGCCGGTGGTGAAGCAAGCTCCATAGCGCTCGATGTGACATCACGATCGAGTGTCGATAGCGCATTCGAGGAACTTGATCGGATGATCTCCAGCCTCGACATTGTCATCAACAACGCAGGTATCGCTAACCGTCCTCTGCGTTTTGTCGATGCCACAGAAGAGGAGTGGGGTGGGGTTTTGGACGTCAATCTCATTGGTGCATGGCGTGTTGCACAGGCAGCCGCTATACGGATGAAGAAGCAGGGCTCAGGCGCGGTAGTTAATACAGGCTCCATATACAGTCACGTCTCAGGAACCCACAAGGCAGACTACAATGTTTCCAAAGTGGCGGTGGATCAACTCACCAAAAATATGGCACTAGAGCTCGCCCGCTCAGGCGTCAGGGTGAATTCGCTTTGCCCCGGCTACTTTGAGACAGCGATTAACGAGAAAGAGTTCGCAACCGAACAAGGCCGCGCTTACATAGACCGCTTAGTACCGCGCAGAACAGGTCAATATCATGAGCTCACAGGGCCACTATTGTTACTGGTCAGCGATGCTGGTTCCTATGTGAATGGTGCGTCCCTAGTTGTGGATGGTGGGAGTGTTCATAGCCCCATTTAA
- a CDS encoding inner membrane peptidase (PFAM: Peptidase family S49 N-terminal; Peptidase family S49~TIGRFAM: signal peptide peptidase SppA, 36K type): protein MEFLYELGLFAAQTLLIVVAIVAIILVVAGAAGQKNKSPDEGYIEVKSINDRFDAYTAAIRDLSETDEASKLRAKHDKKSAKAKAKAEKARLKDADKDSSESIDIASERPRTFVLDFEGDVMASQVDALREEISAILPNIQEGDEVVLRLESPGGVVHGYGLAASQLSRIKDAGVTLVIAVDKVAASGGYMMACVGDRILAAPFAILGSIGVVAQLPNFHRLLKKNDVDFEQFTAGEYKRTVTMFGENTDKGRRKFENELEETHGLFKQFVATNRPAVDVDKVATGEVWYGSQALDEGLIDAVSTSDSYLQAQTGERDLYEVHYRRKQKFAERMGFAAELTVDRLIARAWQRLTESRYF from the coding sequence TTGGAATTTTTGTACGAACTTGGGCTTTTTGCCGCTCAAACACTGCTTATCGTCGTCGCCATAGTCGCCATTATCTTGGTAGTTGCGGGCGCGGCAGGTCAAAAGAATAAGAGCCCGGATGAGGGCTACATCGAAGTTAAGTCGATCAATGATCGATTCGATGCTTACACGGCTGCGATCCGCGATTTATCAGAAACCGATGAAGCCTCGAAACTTCGCGCCAAGCACGATAAGAAGTCAGCGAAAGCAAAAGCAAAGGCTGAAAAAGCACGCTTGAAAGATGCTGATAAAGACTCTTCAGAGAGTATCGATATTGCGAGCGAGCGCCCGAGAACCTTTGTTCTTGATTTCGAGGGCGATGTTATGGCCTCACAAGTCGATGCTTTGCGTGAGGAGATTTCAGCCATTCTGCCAAACATCCAAGAAGGCGACGAGGTGGTGCTGCGCCTGGAAAGTCCTGGTGGGGTAGTGCACGGATACGGTCTAGCCGCGAGTCAGTTGTCACGGATCAAAGACGCGGGCGTTACGCTTGTGATCGCTGTGGACAAAGTGGCAGCCAGTGGTGGATACATGATGGCCTGTGTAGGTGATCGTATTCTCGCGGCGCCCTTTGCCATTCTTGGCTCCATCGGCGTCGTTGCTCAACTCCCCAATTTCCATCGTCTTCTGAAGAAAAATGATGTTGATTTTGAGCAATTCACAGCTGGGGAATACAAACGCACGGTCACCATGTTTGGTGAGAACACCGACAAGGGTCGTCGTAAGTTTGAAAACGAGTTAGAAGAGACCCACGGGCTTTTCAAACAGTTTGTAGCAACCAACAGACCCGCGGTGGATGTCGATAAGGTGGCCACCGGCGAGGTCTGGTATGGATCTCAGGCGCTCGACGAGGGGTTGATTGATGCTGTTTCGACGTCGGATAGCTACCTTCAAGCGCAAACTGGCGAGAGAGACCTGTACGAGGTGCATTACCGACGAAAGCAGAAGTTTGCCGAGAGAATGGGTTTTGCCGCCGAGTTGACGGTTGATCGGCTCATTGCGAGGGCTTGGCAGCGACTTACTGAGTCCCGCTATTTTTAA
- a CDS encoding Zn-finger containing NTP pyrophosphohydrolase (PFAM: NADH pyrophosphatase zinc ribbon domain; NUDIX domain) — protein MLNFTRPTEPANQDSLVWAFHGGNLVSELMGSQGAPIRLGNLQADFDAVKDLTSVGYLDDKPVYACMVETAQIDVMKYMSGNLFALLGRTSQTQFDVIGRAYQLLNWERDHRHCGRCGAETVLADKGQSRHCEPCRLSVYPRLSPCVIVLVSRDDEMLLAAGAGSNRRFYSCLAGFVEPGETCEQAVQREVMEEVGLEVDDIQYHGSQPWPFPGQLMLGFTAKWKSGEINIDPEEIDEALWCKPDNLPPVPPAFSIAGQLINSFLDGQNG, from the coding sequence ATGCTGAACTTTACACGACCCACTGAACCCGCGAACCAAGACAGCCTCGTATGGGCGTTCCATGGTGGGAATTTGGTAAGCGAACTTATGGGAAGCCAGGGCGCCCCCATTCGCCTAGGTAACTTACAAGCGGACTTCGACGCGGTTAAAGACCTTACGTCTGTAGGCTATCTCGATGATAAGCCGGTATATGCCTGCATGGTTGAGACAGCACAGATTGATGTCATGAAATATATGAGTGGCAATCTCTTTGCGTTACTCGGTCGAACAAGCCAGACCCAGTTCGACGTTATTGGTCGAGCCTATCAACTGCTCAATTGGGAAAGGGACCACCGCCACTGCGGGCGCTGCGGCGCGGAGACCGTACTGGCCGACAAGGGACAGAGTCGGCATTGTGAGCCCTGTCGATTAAGTGTTTACCCGCGCTTATCGCCTTGTGTCATTGTGTTGGTATCGCGTGATGATGAAATGCTCCTCGCTGCGGGTGCTGGGTCTAATCGGCGCTTCTACAGTTGCCTAGCGGGCTTTGTCGAGCCGGGTGAAACCTGCGAGCAAGCCGTGCAGCGGGAGGTGATGGAAGAAGTTGGTTTAGAGGTTGATGACATCCAGTATCACGGTTCGCAACCATGGCCGTTCCCGGGGCAGCTCATGCTTGGTTTTACGGCAAAGTGGAAGTCCGGTGAAATCAATATCGATCCAGAGGAGATTGACGAGGCGCTCTGGTGTAAACCCGATAACCTACCACCAGTTCCGCCAGCTTTCTCAATCGCGGGTCAGCTCATTAACAGCTTTTTAGACGGACAGAACGGCTAA
- a CDS encoding Na+/H+ antiporter (PFAM: Bacterial Na+/H+ antiporter B (NhaB)~TIGRFAM: Na+/H+ antiporter NhaB) — translation MNTAVANPYWQNFLGSSPDWYKKTIIAFLIINPILFNTVGPFVTGWVLIGQFIFTLALALQCYPLQPGGLLAIEAIAIGMADPHTVFHEAEANFEVILLLMFMVAGIYFMKELLLFIFTKILLRVKSKKVLSLLFSLVAAILSAFLDALTVTAVLISVGVGFFTVYHKVASGTVFDDAQHDHTTDDTVKAENEADLEQFRAFLRSLLMHGAVGTALGGVCTLVGEPQNLLIATVADWDFVEFFLLMAPITMPVLVAGLLTCLILEQTGMFGYGAQLPPKVRTVLEEFQAQENAKATPVSNARLVIQALVAVVLVVGLALHLAAVGLIGLMIIVLLTAFNGIVEEHKLGHAFEEALPFTALLVVFFAIVAVIHEQHLFSPVIEAVLAMESSVRPAMFFLANGILSMISDNVFVATVYISEVKTALDNGVISRAEFDQLAVAINTGTNLPSVATPNGQAAFLFLLTSALAPLIRLSYGRMVIMALPYTIVLTAVGLTAVIYTL, via the coding sequence ATGAATACCGCGGTAGCCAACCCTTACTGGCAGAATTTTCTCGGGTCATCGCCCGATTGGTACAAGAAAACGATCATCGCGTTTTTGATTATCAACCCAATCCTTTTCAACACGGTCGGACCGTTTGTTACGGGATGGGTATTGATCGGCCAGTTCATTTTCACACTTGCGTTGGCACTGCAGTGCTATCCACTCCAGCCTGGTGGCTTGCTCGCCATTGAAGCGATCGCTATCGGCATGGCAGATCCTCACACCGTTTTCCACGAAGCCGAAGCAAACTTCGAAGTGATTCTACTACTGATGTTTATGGTAGCCGGCATTTACTTCATGAAGGAGCTTCTGCTCTTTATCTTCACGAAGATTCTGCTCCGCGTTAAATCCAAAAAAGTACTGTCGCTTCTGTTTTCACTGGTCGCAGCTATTCTCTCGGCATTCTTGGACGCACTCACGGTAACCGCCGTGCTTATCAGTGTTGGTGTTGGCTTCTTTACGGTCTACCACAAAGTAGCCTCGGGTACGGTGTTTGACGATGCGCAACACGACCACACAACCGACGATACGGTGAAGGCGGAAAACGAAGCAGACCTAGAGCAATTCCGAGCGTTCCTGAGAAGCCTTTTGATGCACGGTGCGGTAGGTACAGCCCTGGGTGGGGTATGCACACTCGTCGGTGAGCCTCAGAACCTTCTAATTGCTACCGTCGCTGATTGGGACTTCGTCGAGTTCTTCTTACTGATGGCGCCTATTACGATGCCTGTGCTTGTTGCGGGTCTTCTCACCTGCTTGATTCTCGAGCAGACGGGCATGTTCGGCTACGGCGCACAGTTGCCGCCCAAGGTTCGAACGGTACTAGAAGAATTTCAAGCGCAGGAAAACGCGAAGGCAACACCTGTTTCGAATGCGCGGCTTGTCATTCAAGCACTCGTGGCTGTTGTCTTGGTCGTTGGTCTTGCCCTGCACTTGGCAGCGGTTGGTTTGATTGGATTGATGATCATTGTCCTTCTGACTGCATTTAATGGCATCGTTGAAGAGCACAAACTGGGTCATGCCTTTGAAGAGGCCCTACCCTTCACAGCACTTCTCGTGGTCTTTTTTGCCATCGTGGCCGTGATTCACGAACAGCACCTATTCTCGCCTGTCATTGAGGCGGTACTGGCAATGGAGAGCAGTGTGAGACCTGCCATGTTCTTCCTTGCTAACGGCATTCTGTCAATGATCTCGGACAACGTATTTGTCGCGACTGTCTACATATCCGAAGTGAAGACCGCTCTGGATAACGGCGTGATCTCACGCGCGGAGTTCGATCAGTTGGCGGTGGCGATTAACACGGGCACCAACTTACCGTCGGTTGCGACGCCGAACGGTCAGGCCGCGTTCTTGTTCCTACTTACGTCTGCATTGGCACCGCTGATCCGTCTCTCGTACGGACGCATGGTGATCATGGCACTGCCCTACACTATCGTACTAACGGCAGTTGGTTTAACGGCGGTTATCTACACGCTGTAG
- a CDS encoding DNA polymerase III, epsilon subunit (PFAM: Exonuclease~TIGRFAM: exonuclease, DNA polymerase III, epsilon subunit family; DNA polymerase III, epsilon subunit, Proteobacterial): MRQVVLDTETTGLEVSQGHRIIEIGCVEIIDRKLTGRHYHQYIKPQRAIDQGALEVHGITEEFLADKPVFARVADEFLDFIRGAELVIHNAPFDIGFMEAEFKLLDPSSSPVSSYCKITDSLQLARSKHPGQRNNLDALCQRYAVDNSNRTLHGALLDAEILADVYLLMTGGQTSLGLSADEEGAGVGAASSSAIRRLASDRPKLKVITPSDDEIASHEARLDVLADRCEEGAVWRR; encoded by the coding sequence GTGCGACAGGTTGTATTAGATACGGAGACAACGGGCCTCGAAGTGAGTCAGGGGCACCGCATTATCGAAATCGGTTGTGTTGAGATTATCGACCGTAAGCTCACAGGTCGTCACTATCACCAATACATCAAGCCACAGCGAGCTATTGACCAGGGCGCTTTGGAGGTCCATGGCATTACCGAAGAGTTCCTCGCGGATAAACCCGTTTTCGCGCGGGTAGCGGACGAATTTCTCGACTTCATTCGAGGAGCGGAACTCGTTATTCACAACGCCCCTTTCGATATCGGCTTTATGGAGGCGGAGTTCAAATTACTCGATCCGAGCAGCTCACCCGTCTCCTCATACTGCAAGATTACAGACAGCCTGCAGCTGGCACGAAGTAAACACCCCGGTCAGAGAAACAACCTAGACGCGCTCTGCCAGCGATATGCAGTAGATAATAGCAATCGTACGCTCCACGGCGCTTTGCTGGACGCTGAGATCCTTGCGGATGTGTATCTGCTAATGACAGGCGGTCAGACAAGCCTCGGTCTGTCAGCGGATGAAGAGGGCGCAGGCGTGGGAGCCGCGAGCAGTTCAGCCATTAGACGATTGGCCAGTGATCGACCGAAGCTGAAGGTTATAACGCCGTCTGATGACGAGATAGCAAGTCACGAGGCAAGACTTGACGTCCTTGCTGATCGATGTGAGGAGGGCGCTGTGTGGCGCCGCTAG
- a CDS encoding ribonuclease HI (PFAM: RNase H) gives MKRVEAFTDGGCRGNPGPGGWGAILRFGEHERELSGSEPETTNNRMELLAAISALEALSEPCLVVLTTDSTYVKDGITKWIKNWKANGWRTAAKKSVKNQDLWQSLDAQCSHHQVEWRWVKGHAGHAENERADALANEAMDSLERG, from the coding sequence ATGAAACGCGTTGAAGCATTTACAGACGGGGGCTGTCGAGGCAATCCCGGACCGGGAGGATGGGGCGCAATTCTCCGCTTTGGTGAGCACGAGCGAGAGTTATCTGGGTCTGAGCCAGAGACAACCAATAATCGTATGGAGCTTTTGGCTGCCATCAGTGCACTCGAAGCACTCAGCGAGCCCTGCCTCGTCGTTCTGACGACTGACTCTACTTACGTCAAAGACGGCATCACCAAGTGGATTAAAAATTGGAAGGCTAATGGCTGGCGAACTGCCGCCAAGAAGTCGGTAAAGAATCAGGATTTGTGGCAGTCACTGGATGCGCAATGTAGTCACCATCAAGTGGAGTGGCGCTGGGTGAAAGGGCATGCGGGGCATGCGGAAAACGAGCGGGCCGACGCGCTGGCGAATGAAGCCATGGATTCACTAGAGAGAGGGTAG
- a CDS encoding methylase involved in ubiquinone/menaquinone biosynthesis (PFAM: Methyltransferase domain): MVKQTNQQMRLSTKDHLAEWYAGSAVGKRLHHQIISELDSQLERLFGYHTLFLGVPPNVSVEDLAHSQTKLVATPDGTPVKGAQSVLCFDEALPFDTESIDTVVVFHGFEVCDEPHQALREAHRVLVPNGNLIIVGFNPETLFGLGWLINRFVFPAKWRGLKLERIPKLMDWLSLLNFQVAKPRHKLVIRPIGNGRLFKWMARFDDWLVDHQVPIGGAFVLHARKQVGAGIKGLQRQKVRPKLVAIPVSRPAVGAETHQRNDPTK, encoded by the coding sequence ATGGTAAAGCAAACAAACCAACAAATGCGCCTTAGCACAAAGGATCACCTTGCGGAGTGGTATGCCGGCAGCGCCGTAGGTAAGCGGCTACACCACCAGATCATTAGCGAACTAGACAGCCAGCTAGAACGACTCTTCGGCTACCACACGCTGTTTTTAGGGGTGCCACCAAATGTTTCGGTTGAGGACTTGGCGCATTCACAAACCAAGCTCGTCGCAACTCCCGATGGCACGCCAGTGAAGGGCGCGCAATCGGTATTGTGCTTTGATGAGGCGCTGCCCTTCGACACCGAGTCAATTGATACGGTAGTGGTCTTTCATGGTTTCGAGGTGTGCGATGAGCCGCACCAAGCCTTGCGCGAGGCGCACCGGGTGCTGGTACCTAATGGAAATTTGATTATTGTGGGATTCAACCCGGAGACCTTATTCGGGCTCGGCTGGTTAATAAACAGATTTGTTTTTCCAGCCAAATGGCGCGGATTGAAGCTCGAGCGTATCCCCAAATTGATGGATTGGCTGTCTTTACTCAATTTTCAAGTCGCCAAACCTCGACACAAACTCGTGATTCGGCCTATTGGCAATGGACGACTCTTTAAATGGATGGCGAGGTTTGATGATTGGTTGGTCGATCACCAAGTTCCTATCGGCGGTGCCTTTGTACTGCACGCTCGTAAGCAGGTTGGTGCGGGCATAAAGGGTCTTCAGCGGCAGAAAGTCAGACCTAAGTTAGTGGCGATTCCTGTCTCGCGACCTGCTGTAGGTGCTGAGACACACCAGCGGAACGATCCTACTAAATGA
- a CDS encoding hydroxyacylglutathione hydrolase (PFAM: Metallo-beta-lactamase superfamily~TIGRFAM: hydroxyacylglutathione hydrolase), which produces MNIAPIPAFSDNYIWMLERDGRVAVVDPGDANPVLAVLTERGVTLDTIIITHHHFDHTGGVKALKAATNCRVVGPDNPKIEGIDEKLVDGDVAHVLGYGFDVIEVPGHTLDHIALHCDDESVLFCGDTLFVGGCGRVFEGTFPMMQGSLAKLAALPPETAVYCTHEYTLANLAFARKVEPQNEHLLAHIEECEQMRAEGVPTVPSTIGRELNINPFLRWDSPTVAAQLNDEGRYTGQAPAEIFGAVRAWKDEG; this is translated from the coding sequence ATGAACATTGCTCCGATTCCGGCGTTTTCTGATAACTACATCTGGATGTTAGAGCGCGATGGGCGCGTCGCTGTTGTCGACCCGGGTGATGCCAATCCGGTACTGGCGGTCCTGACAGAACGTGGAGTGACACTTGATACCATCATCATCACCCACCACCACTTCGACCACACTGGCGGTGTAAAGGCGCTCAAGGCTGCGACTAACTGTCGGGTGGTTGGGCCAGATAACCCTAAAATTGAAGGAATCGACGAGAAATTGGTAGATGGGGATGTTGCCCATGTGCTGGGTTATGGCTTCGATGTTATAGAGGTTCCAGGCCATACGTTGGATCATATTGCACTTCATTGTGACGATGAATCAGTGCTGTTTTGTGGGGATACGCTGTTTGTTGGCGGCTGTGGTCGCGTGTTTGAGGGAACCTTCCCGATGATGCAGGGCTCTCTGGCAAAACTTGCCGCACTTCCCCCTGAGACCGCCGTTTACTGCACTCACGAATATACGCTGGCCAATCTTGCCTTCGCGCGTAAAGTGGAGCCGCAAAATGAACACCTTTTGGCACACATTGAAGAATGCGAGCAGATGCGTGCAGAGGGAGTTCCAACGGTGCCTTCTACTATTGGCAGAGAGCTCAATATCAATCCTTTCCTGCGGTGGGATTCACCTACAGTGGCGGCTCAGTTGAATGACGAGGGGCGCTATACCGGTCAGGCTCCGGCGGAGATTTTTGGCGCCGTTCGAGCTTGGAAAGACGAAGGTTAA
- a CDS encoding ATP-dependent exonuclase V beta subunit, helicase and exonuclease domain-containing (PFAM: UvrD/REP helicase): MMAKMRMRQLMTDQAIRKDVLSVDQSFCVTAPAGSGKTSLLTQRILALLSRVERPEQILAITFTRKAAAEMRSRVLATLEQASRGITATSEHEALSLELAQGALKHAETMGWSLNAEKLNIRTIDGLSAQLNRSMPVTSGLGGGALIAEDASRLYAEAVDDLYGLMPENSKRGEALRELLLLMENNWQRCSELLISLLAQRGDWLSALGQHENPEAAAELALETLERIVSDRLAQAQDQLPQEWLSDVMEAANQAKHRLQSSVADGSVEEAKANTFEGDSLQLSSELSSLDHWKWFVNFVLVKEGTPRKSFNKNWGFRAKLDTEIKQQLIDRIAEIGDHPERVDILKEIAALPTLSLASEEWEGVLRLSRVLPVLAAQLLAVFQSRGMVDHTHMAMAADLALGDDSEPTDLALRLDYQIQHILVDEFQDTSLTQFQLLEKLCRGWSEYNFVNPQSPRTLFIVGDAMQSIYGFRYADVGLFLKAQSEGIAGVALKSRALTQNFRTQANVISWVNQQFGALIPANGDSRLGVVPLTKAEAVNPAVEGQSVAINVFPDDVHREATFVAEKIVQIQANQPGSTIAVLGRSRAAITPTSLALAQAGIDVVGSDLTPYNQRSAVADLMSLVRWLANPADTIAMLALFRAPMVGVTFKDIGFIAPLLSEQSVSNLAELIKSGRTSVSADGCARLRHACAALAWAESKRDRLDLTAWIQQTWARVGGNTAYPTSEVLDTEALFDQIRQQEVSTNRLDISALNDWFDKGYSKAESATASVELMTLHKSKGLEFDHVFIVGAARVGRSGDSPLLRWYRDGNKGLMIAAKPQLEREGSVYDYLRYLNKAQEQQELIRLFYVGVTRAKRSCTITATQKSEKAWPPTKTAAFWSRFCEAAGATVHYEPIKISAETDVSTAGEEVRTLRRVKSVDAPSGAISPTSTLSATNPVLAIGNLIQRRYGTALHRAVELLSKLDVVPESCPGEVLAAARFQLINAGMASNVLETQMVNIEQDLNNLLADERGRWLISSGHQDASSELSLWHRETQRELIIDRTFIDSITATRWVIDYKSSQPAEGEALDQFILRESEKYKEQLQTYCSLIDLYDGQKENDVVQTRAALYFPALTVFAEVAV; the protein is encoded by the coding sequence ATGATGGCGAAGATGCGGATGAGACAGCTAATGACTGATCAAGCGATTCGCAAAGACGTACTGTCGGTGGACCAGAGCTTCTGTGTAACGGCGCCTGCTGGATCAGGAAAAACCAGTCTTCTGACTCAACGCATACTTGCGCTGTTATCTCGTGTTGAGAGACCCGAGCAGATTCTCGCGATCACGTTTACCCGAAAAGCGGCAGCAGAAATGCGCAGTCGTGTTCTCGCAACGCTTGAGCAAGCTTCTCGGGGGATAACTGCAACATCTGAGCATGAGGCCTTGAGTCTTGAGTTGGCGCAAGGTGCACTCAAGCATGCTGAGACAATGGGTTGGTCGCTAAACGCTGAAAAGCTGAATATCAGAACGATTGATGGTTTATCTGCCCAATTGAATCGCTCAATGCCCGTTACCAGTGGCTTGGGCGGTGGCGCACTGATCGCAGAGGATGCATCTAGACTCTATGCAGAGGCAGTTGATGATCTTTACGGTTTGATGCCCGAAAACTCTAAACGTGGTGAAGCGCTTCGGGAGCTCTTACTCCTAATGGAGAACAACTGGCAGCGTTGCAGTGAATTACTGATCTCACTCTTGGCCCAGCGGGGTGATTGGTTGTCAGCACTTGGGCAGCACGAAAATCCCGAAGCCGCGGCGGAGCTTGCGCTTGAAACACTAGAGCGCATTGTTTCTGACCGTCTTGCTCAGGCTCAAGATCAGCTTCCTCAAGAGTGGCTATCTGATGTTATGGAGGCGGCTAATCAGGCGAAACATCGGTTGCAATCATCGGTTGCAGATGGGTCAGTTGAAGAAGCGAAGGCGAATACCTTCGAAGGTGATTCACTTCAGTTGAGTAGCGAGCTGTCTTCGCTAGACCACTGGAAATGGTTTGTTAACTTTGTACTGGTAAAGGAGGGTACTCCTCGCAAAAGCTTCAACAAAAATTGGGGCTTCAGAGCGAAACTGGACACGGAGATTAAGCAGCAGCTGATTGATCGCATTGCGGAGATCGGAGATCACCCCGAGCGCGTTGATATTCTCAAGGAAATTGCGGCGCTGCCGACGTTGAGTCTCGCTTCGGAAGAATGGGAAGGGGTGTTACGACTGTCTCGCGTTCTACCGGTTCTCGCGGCGCAGTTGCTGGCTGTTTTTCAGTCTCGCGGTATGGTTGACCACACGCATATGGCCATGGCTGCTGATCTCGCCTTGGGTGATGACAGTGAACCGACTGACTTAGCGCTGCGCTTGGACTATCAGATTCAGCATATTCTTGTTGATGAATTTCAAGATACTTCGCTTACGCAGTTCCAACTGCTGGAGAAGCTATGTCGCGGCTGGTCGGAGTACAACTTTGTAAACCCCCAATCGCCTCGGACGTTGTTTATCGTCGGAGATGCAATGCAAAGTATCTACGGCTTTCGCTACGCAGACGTGGGATTATTTTTAAAAGCTCAGAGTGAGGGCATTGCCGGAGTTGCACTCAAATCTCGGGCCTTAACGCAGAACTTTAGAACGCAGGCAAATGTTATTTCCTGGGTGAACCAGCAGTTTGGGGCTTTGATTCCTGCGAATGGCGATTCTCGTCTGGGTGTTGTTCCGTTGACCAAGGCGGAGGCGGTTAATCCTGCCGTAGAGGGTCAATCCGTCGCAATAAATGTCTTCCCCGACGATGTGCATCGTGAAGCCACGTTTGTCGCTGAAAAAATCGTCCAAATACAAGCAAATCAACCAGGTAGCACTATCGCCGTGCTTGGCAGAAGTCGGGCTGCGATCACGCCAACGAGCCTTGCGCTCGCACAAGCAGGAATCGACGTTGTAGGGTCGGATTTAACACCGTATAACCAGCGCTCGGCAGTAGCGGACCTGATGTCGTTGGTGCGTTGGCTAGCGAACCCCGCGGACACAATCGCAATGCTCGCACTTTTCAGAGCACCCATGGTGGGAGTGACCTTTAAAGACATAGGTTTCATTGCGCCTCTCTTAAGCGAACAATCGGTTTCGAATCTCGCAGAGCTCATCAAAAGTGGACGAACATCGGTGTCAGCTGACGGTTGTGCACGGCTTCGCCATGCTTGCGCTGCGCTCGCGTGGGCCGAATCCAAGCGAGACCGACTCGATTTGACAGCTTGGATTCAGCAAACCTGGGCGAGAGTTGGGGGCAATACGGCCTATCCCACTTCAGAGGTGCTCGACACTGAAGCACTTTTTGATCAGATTCGGCAGCAAGAAGTATCGACAAATCGGCTGGATATATCTGCGCTAAATGATTGGTTTGATAAGGGTTATTCCAAAGCTGAGTCCGCAACTGCATCCGTGGAGTTGATGACTCTACACAAGAGCAAGGGGCTCGAGTTTGATCATGTTTTCATCGTGGGTGCGGCTAGGGTGGGGCGTTCGGGCGACTCGCCGCTACTGAGGTGGTACCGAGACGGAAACAAAGGCTTGATGATTGCGGCAAAACCGCAGTTGGAAAGAGAGGGTTCGGTTTACGATTACCTTAGGTATTTGAACAAGGCGCAAGAGCAGCAGGAACTTATCCGTCTCTTTTACGTTGGCGTCACTCGCGCGAAACGTTCCTGCACAATAACGGCCACCCAAAAATCGGAGAAGGCTTGGCCCCCCACCAAAACAGCGGCTTTCTGGTCACGCTTCTGCGAGGCCGCTGGAGCTACCGTCCACTATGAACCGATAAAGATATCCGCTGAAACCGACGTCAGTACTGCCGGAGAAGAGGTACGAACGTTGCGACGTGTCAAAAGTGTGGATGCCCCGAGCGGTGCTATTAGTCCTACCTCTACTTTGTCGGCAACAAACCCTGTATTGGCGATTGGAAACCTCATTCAAAGACGGTACGGAACTGCGCTCCATCGAGCCGTAGAATTACTTTCGAAGCTCGATGTAGTTCCTGAATCCTGCCCTGGAGAGGTATTAGCTGCGGCACGGTTTCAGCTTATCAATGCAGGGATGGCGAGCAATGTTCTTGAGACGCAGATGGTTAATATCGAGCAGGACCTCAACAACCTACTTGCCGATGAGCGAGGACGCTGGCTCATTTCGAGCGGCCATCAAGATGCTTCAAGTGAACTCTCACTCTGGCATCGAGAAACGCAACGAGAGCTAATTATTGATCGAACCTTTATCGACAGCATCACTGCAACGCGGTGGGTTATTGACTATAAATCTAGCCAGCCCGCAGAGGGAGAAGCTCTGGATCAGTTTATTTTGAGAGAGTCAGAAAAATACAAAGAACAACTTCAAACGTATTGCTCGCTAATCGATCTCTATGACGGGCAAAAAGAGAACGACGTTGTCCAAACAAGAGCCGCGCTTTATTTTCCCGCTTTAACCGTTTTCGCCGAAGTTGCTGTCTAG